One part of the Kryptolebias marmoratus isolate JLee-2015 linkage group LG13, ASM164957v2, whole genome shotgun sequence genome encodes these proteins:
- the LOC108250335 gene encoding dual specificity protein kinase CLK1 isoform X2: MGKKNAGWDSRKGGEESKTDRDSETKSGSFMHRTQRPTLETSESSKDSTLQTKEISPEADAVAAADGLKTSSRRDVPEDDEDGHLNYHAGLLMKQRYQVVSTLGAGAFGKVVECIDRQTDERVAVKIGKKLESFCEVARSEISVLEEMNSLDDDNRFACVRMLDWFQHEGHVCIVLELLGRSTFDFLPFSVQQIRLVAFQVFRAVSFLHRNKVTHTDLKPENILFVRSDCDPDRNHQTKSPSSWSVKVVDFGSATFDHQHHQSLVSTRHYRAPEVILGLGWDQSCDVWSLGCVLMEYYLGRTLFPSHDSREHLAMMEKVSGCVSMFGFRNQHLVKNWDGPSSSDKLIRSHCQPLKTYMRTSGEDERQLFELLAVMLEYDVSRRITLEEALWHRFFNPLRNKRSSANS; this comes from the exons ATGGGGAAGAAGAACGCCGGCTGGGATTCACGGAAAG GCGGTGAAGAATCCAAAACTGATCGTGACTCAGAGACAAAGTCTGGAAGCTTCATGCATCGAACGCAACGACCAACCCTGGAAACGTCTGAATCT TCTAAAGACTCGACTCTCCAAACTAAAGAGATTTCTCCTGAGGCTGACGCTGTCGCTGCTGCTGACGGACTGAAGACGAGTTCGAGGAGAGACGTCCCTGAAGACGATGAAGACGGACACCTGAACTATCACGCCGGCCTTCTCATGAAACAAAGAT ATCAGGTGGTCTCCACACTCGGAGCGGGAGCGTTTGGGAAGGTGGTGGAGTGCATCGACAGACAAAC agacGAGCGCGTCGCCGTGAAGATCGGGAAGAAGTTGGAGAGTTTCTGTGAAGTCGCTCGATCTGAGATTTCAGTCCTGGAGGAGATGAACAGCCTGGATGATGACAACAGATT CGCCTGCGTCAGGATGCTGGACTGGTTCCAACACGAAGGCCACGTCTGCATCGTGTTGGAGCTGCTCGGACGCAGCACCTTCGACTTCCTGCCGTTCAGCGTGCAGCAGATCAGACTCGTGGCCTTCCAGGTCTTCAGAGCTGTCAGCT tcctgcacagaaacaaagtgaCCCACACGGACCTGAAGCCCGAGAACATCCTGTTTGTCCGTTCTGACTGCGACCCGGACAGAAACCACCAGACG AAGAGTCCGAGCAGTTGGAGCGTGAAGGTGGTGGATTTCGGCAGCGCCACCTTCGACCACCAGCACCACCAGAGCCTGGTGTCGACACGACACTACCGGGCCCCGGAGGTCATTCTGG GTCTGGGCTGGGACCAGTCGTGTGACGTCTGGAGTCTGGGCTGCGTTCTGATGGAGTATTACCTCGGACGCACTTTGTTCccg AGCCACGACAGCAGAGAACATCTGGCCATGATGGAGAAG GTGAGTGGATGTGTTTCTATGTTTGGGTTCAGGAACCAACATTTGGTGAAAAACTGGGACGGGCCGAGCTCCTCGGACAAACTCATCAGGAGTCACTGTCAGCCTCTGAAG acGTACATGAGGACGAGCGGCGAGGACGAGCGGCAGCTGTTCGAGCTGCTCGCCGTCATGCTGGAGTACGACGTCAGCCGACGCATCACCCTGGAAGAAGCTCTGTGGCACCGGTTCTTCAACCCGCTGAGAAACAAGCGCAGCTCAGCTAACAGCTAG
- the LOC108250338 gene encoding rho GTPase-activating protein 24: MMNENMTQSEVISKPRKLRLEDLSKSLSPPGVFGQRLEETVLYERRYGVRLVPLVVEQCVTFILERGLHEVGLFRQPGRTSLVKELQEAFDSGERPSFDSGTDVHTVASLLKLYLRQLPEPLVPYCHYQDFLLCGQKLSKDRTLGLLELRNLLHELPVANFNLLDFICQFLNEVQRYSSSNKMTVQNLATVFGPNILRAKAEDPQSIMGGAALVQVLMLELIREHESLFAKAPPPVYARPPRSLNASPLKQAHLQPSACLRQLSLPLIADHSTEPEPAAHADDPSSALSAAGTSDLSSVQKRHLGHRYTSSHPGICFSPLPFSHDSIQHHTDRPKGDHYHGPTPPPASTASLQPQQDSSQAATLTGGTKARPHLEKTALAFWSCRGAEKAGLVPETASGGSSDAQEDSTLSPYDNLHQASERQAVKELPAGRFDSNAAGSHRESCESEAEHAGESSSSWSSCEVLPLDEGGDDVGAVSLENPTETPERLPSSQKVEQENNDEDNRDNKHHPNSWASCSVLSVSPLSTGSSEVFLPSGPPEVQGPESFLETRNNHPLVAKMRQQMTQQKAEYQRRIERLERCNDVLERQVAVLRLSLEQHRRSQSVAEIKIQNMERAKADADRRNTNLQKEMELFFRMHREIRKRGGTSAGGGGSI, encoded by the exons ATgatgaatgaaaacatgacacaaTCAGAAGTGATTTCAAAGCCCAGAAAGCTCAGATTGGAGGATCTCAGTAAGTCTTTGTCTCCTCCAGGGGTCTTTGGGCAGCGCCTGGAGGAGACGGTCCTGTATGAGCGGCGTTATGGGGTGCGTTTGGTTCCTCTGGTGGTGGAGCAGTGTGTGACCTTCATCCTGGAGCGAGGACTGCACGAGGTGGGCTTGTTTCGCCAACCTGGACGGACCAGTCTGGtcaaagagctgcaggaagCCTTTGATTCAGGGGAAAGGCCATCCTTTGACAG TGGCACGGACGTCCACACGGTGGCGTCACTGCTGAAGCTCTACCTCAGACAGCTGCCGGAGCCTCTGGTTCCTTACTGCCACTACCAGGACTTCCTGCTCTGCGGTCAGAAGTTGTCCAAAGATCGTACTCTG gGTCTCCTGGAGTTGAGGAATCTTCTTCATGAGCTACCAGTTGCAAACTTCAATCTTCTCGACTTCATCTGCCA GTTTCTGAACGAGGTCCAGCGTTACTCCAGCAGTAATAAAATGACCGTCCAGAATTTAGCTACTGTCTTTGGGCCAAACATCCTCCGAGCCAAGGCTGAAGACCCGCAAAGCATCATGGGAG GTGCAGCTCTGGTCCAGGTCCTGATGTTGGAGCTGATCAGAGAACACGAGTCTCTTTTTGCCAAAGCCCCTCCACCCGTCTATGCCCGTCCACCGAGAAGTTTGAATGCATCGCCCCTGAAGCAGGCTCACCTCCAGCCGTCTGCCTGCCTCCGCCAGCTGTCTCTGCCTCTGATTGCAGACCACTCAACCGAGCCAGAACCTGCTGCACATGCAGACGACCCCAG TtctgctctctctgctgctgggacATCAGACTTGTCCTCTGTCCAGAAGAGACACCTCGGCCATCGCTACACCTCCTCCCACCCTGGGATCTGCTTCTCCCCCCTTCCCTTCTCACACGACTCCATTCAGCACCACACAGACAGACCCAAAGGAGATCATTACCACGGACCGACCCCTCCACCTGCCTCCACGGCCAGCCTCCAGCCGCAGCAGGACAGTTCTCAGGCTGCGACGCTGACAGGAGGGACGAAAGCAAGGCCGCACCTGgaaaaaacagctttagctTTCTGGAGCTGTAGAGGTGCAGAAAAAGCAGGTTTGGTGCCAGAAACGGCCAGTGGAGGCAGCAGTGATGCCCAGGAGGACAGCACACTTTCTCCTTACGACAACCTGCATCAAGCATCTGAGCGTCAGGCAGTGAAGGAACTTCCTGCTGGGAGGTTTGACTCTAACGCTGCAGGAAGTCACCGTGAAAGTTGTGAATCAGAGGCAGAGCATGCAGGAGAATCCTCATCTTCATGGTCTTCCTGTGAAGTTCTACCATTAGATGAAGGTGGTGATGATGTGGGGGCAGTTAGTCTTGAGAACCCAACAGAGACACCTGAAAGGTTGCCTTCGAGTCAGAAAgtagaacaagaaaacaatgatGAGGACAATCGTGACAACAAACACCACCCAAACTCCTGGGCTTCCTGTTCTGTACTCAGTGTCAGCCCTCTCAGTACAGGAAGTTCAGAGGTCTTCCTCCCCTCTGGTCCTCCAGAGGTCCAGGGACCAGAGTCTTTCTTAGAGACCCGAAACAACCATCCACTGGTGGCCAAGATGCGACAGCAAATGACCCAGCAGAAAGCCGAGTACCAGAGGAGAATAGAAAG GCTGGAGCGATGCAACGACGTTCTGGAGAGGCAGGTTGCAGTTCTACGCCTCAGTCTGGAGCAGCACAGGAGGAGCCAGAGCGTCGCCGAGATCAAGATTCAAAACATGGAGAGAGCCAAAGCCGACGCCGACCGCAGGAACACCAACCTGCAGAAAGAGATGGAGCTGTTCTTCCGCATGCACAGAGAAATCAGGAAACGAGGAGGAAcctcagcaggaggaggaggaagtatCTGA
- the LOC108250335 gene encoding dual specificity protein kinase CLK1 isoform X1, whose translation MGKKNAGWDSRKGGEESKTDRDSETKSGSFMHRTQRPTLETSESSKDSTLQTKEISPEADAVAAADGLKTSSRRDVPEDDEDGHLNYHAGLLMKQRYQVVSTLGAGAFGKVVECIDRQTDERVAVKIGKKLESFCEVARSEISVLEEMNSLDDDNRFACVRMLDWFQHEGHVCIVLELLGRSTFDFLPFSVQQIRLVAFQVFRAVSFLHRNKVTHTDLKPENILFVRSDCDPDRNHQTKSPSSWSVKVVDFGSATFDHQHHQSLVSTRHYRAPEVILGLGWDQSCDVWSLGCVLMEYYLGRTLFPSHDSREHLAMMEKVLGPVPPGLLKRARNQHLVKNWDGPSSSDKLIRSHCQPLKTYMRTSGEDERQLFELLAVMLEYDVSRRITLEEALWHRFFNPLRNKRSSANS comes from the exons ATGGGGAAGAAGAACGCCGGCTGGGATTCACGGAAAG GCGGTGAAGAATCCAAAACTGATCGTGACTCAGAGACAAAGTCTGGAAGCTTCATGCATCGAACGCAACGACCAACCCTGGAAACGTCTGAATCT TCTAAAGACTCGACTCTCCAAACTAAAGAGATTTCTCCTGAGGCTGACGCTGTCGCTGCTGCTGACGGACTGAAGACGAGTTCGAGGAGAGACGTCCCTGAAGACGATGAAGACGGACACCTGAACTATCACGCCGGCCTTCTCATGAAACAAAGAT ATCAGGTGGTCTCCACACTCGGAGCGGGAGCGTTTGGGAAGGTGGTGGAGTGCATCGACAGACAAAC agacGAGCGCGTCGCCGTGAAGATCGGGAAGAAGTTGGAGAGTTTCTGTGAAGTCGCTCGATCTGAGATTTCAGTCCTGGAGGAGATGAACAGCCTGGATGATGACAACAGATT CGCCTGCGTCAGGATGCTGGACTGGTTCCAACACGAAGGCCACGTCTGCATCGTGTTGGAGCTGCTCGGACGCAGCACCTTCGACTTCCTGCCGTTCAGCGTGCAGCAGATCAGACTCGTGGCCTTCCAGGTCTTCAGAGCTGTCAGCT tcctgcacagaaacaaagtgaCCCACACGGACCTGAAGCCCGAGAACATCCTGTTTGTCCGTTCTGACTGCGACCCGGACAGAAACCACCAGACG AAGAGTCCGAGCAGTTGGAGCGTGAAGGTGGTGGATTTCGGCAGCGCCACCTTCGACCACCAGCACCACCAGAGCCTGGTGTCGACACGACACTACCGGGCCCCGGAGGTCATTCTGG GTCTGGGCTGGGACCAGTCGTGTGACGTCTGGAGTCTGGGCTGCGTTCTGATGGAGTATTACCTCGGACGCACTTTGTTCccg AGCCACGACAGCAGAGAACATCTGGCCATGATGGAGAAGGTTCTGGGTCCGGTTCCCCCGGGTCTACTGAAACGGGCCAG GAACCAACATTTGGTGAAAAACTGGGACGGGCCGAGCTCCTCGGACAAACTCATCAGGAGTCACTGTCAGCCTCTGAAG acGTACATGAGGACGAGCGGCGAGGACGAGCGGCAGCTGTTCGAGCTGCTCGCCGTCATGCTGGAGTACGACGTCAGCCGACGCATCACCCTGGAAGAAGCTCTGTGGCACCGGTTCTTCAACCCGCTGAGAAACAAGCGCAGCTCAGCTAACAGCTAG